Part of the Anopheles coluzzii chromosome 3, AcolN3, whole genome shotgun sequence genome is shown below.
tgatacTACAAATTTGCCCTCTCGCGTATGTTTTGTTAACTTTTCACACTCCCTCACAGAAAGATGGATTTCAATCCATTGCTGCTGGCGAGCGGCAAAAGGAAAAGTGCCTTCCTGCCGTACAAACCTTCGAACACGGTGCTAACAAACTTGCAGCGCGGCAACACGGAAGCAAACATTCCCAGTGAAATCTGTCTCAACTTTCACGAAAAAACCGGACAAGGGGAAATAACCGAGGAACAGATACGGGCGGAACAGGCGGTCGACGTTCCAGATGCCGACCAGTTCACGCCGCTCCACTGGGCGTGCTACTATGGACAGCTTGCGGCGGCCAGTATTCTTATCAAGTACGTGAACAAATCTTAAATTCTGCTCCTACTCTGCTCATTTTACAAGGTTTAATGTTTATGCTCTCTCAAGGTGTGGTGCGGATGTTAACAGACAAGCAATGGACATGATCACCCCGATACTGCTGGCAGGAGCAGGTGGACACAATGAGATCGTCCGATTGCTGGTGGAAAACGGAGCAGTGGTCAATCACATGGACATCGTAGGCAATACTGCGCTCATGTATGCGGCTGCCGGCAACCATCCCCACACCTGTAACGAGCTGCTAAATTCCGGGGCTAGCTTTACCGAGACGAACGAGGACGGCGAGTCCGCCTACTCGCTGGCGGTGAAAAACAACGCTAATCTGGCGCAGGCTGTGCTAGAAAATCACATCACAGCACTGCTGATGACGTGAAGGGGAGCCGTGCTTTTTGGAGGAAAGATATGTGATAATCAGATAAACCATTGAACAAACCCATTGAGAATGTTGGTAGTATTTTaacgtaaaaaaaatcgtgcaaaaatatttcaaaaatccccaaacgaaataaaacatgcttttatgtcaaatacaaaaaaacaagatgcGCTTACTGCAACAGCACTCACTGTAGACACGTATCGCAGGAAAACAAACGGCTGTCAAAACGTATGTTTTCTATCGTGCACCGCTTCGAACCGTGAAttcgtgtttcgttttcgttcTACCCGCTGTTTCGCTTGCAATATCTGTGCAGAGTGGCACAAACTTCCGTCGAATTTCGGTGCAATAGTCGCCATTCCCCTGTGTCTGTGATAATCGTGTAAACTGTAAACGGGTGGGAATAGCAAATCTCTTTATTCTTTATcctgtttgttgcgtttgtgtTATCGCTTTCACCTTTCCCACAACGCATCCTTCCATCCCGGCGTTAAACGGCGTCCCCCTTCCCCTCCTCAGCTGCTATTCGTTTCTTGTGCAATCCCGGTCATTCAATCGGCCAATCgggtttaatttaattaggCTTCGCGTTTAATTTGgtcaaaacaataaaagaagaaaaacccaTCAACCCCGGCCGCATAATGGCTGCCGACTGGGCGGTTGTTGGCAAACAGAAGAAATCCCGTAAACAGACGGGAGgagacaaaaaaacgcaatccCAGAATGGATCCGAGAGTGCTCCAAAAATAGAAGACATGGGTAAGTTTGGAACGATTGACTCTTTGTCAGCGGCGCGCTAGATGCAAGCGGCGAACTGAGCAAAATTAGTGATCGAGAATAGAGCCGATTCGTCGTACAGCGCCGTCGTACCGGCCTTTCTGCCGGCAGCCTACTGTGCTGATGCACACCCCGTTCCTAGCCCGATCGTGCGTGCGT
Proteins encoded:
- the LOC120958744 gene encoding DNA-binding protein RFXANK; amino-acid sequence: MSSSPNSEDDRKMDFNPLLLASGKRKSAFLPYKPSNTVLTNLQRGNTEANIPSEICLNFHEKTGQGEITEEQIRAEQAVDVPDADQFTPLHWACYYGQLAAASILIKCGADVNRQAMDMITPILLAGAGGHNEIVRLLVENGAVVNHMDIVGNTALMYAAAGNHPHTCNELLNSGASFTETNEDGESAYSLAVKNNANLAQAVLENHITALLMT